TAAAGGGAAAATGATAAATCATATGAAAGGAAACACTctagatcaggcatgtccaaacttttttcgaagagtgccagatttgatgaagtgaacatgtgcgagggccgaccattttgcctgacattttctgaaccattaaaatgaaatgcaaattaactattttatgcaaagtttattgaaaacggcataccacatctatccctttctcactctcctttttcagcaaccgctcggcaccccttgggccccactgactggcagaactccagggcgaccccggtagttccgccactgcctacaatttcttcatcagatgcccttgtggctgtgtgtgccggcgcagggagaaggaaagcccaaatctagcgacgtccgagatcgcaagatttgggctttccttctccctgcgccggcacacacagccacaagggcatctgatgaagaaattgtgtaggggagggcaggggcgtacctagagtatttggcacccggggcggatcctgtatgtggcacccccccacacacactttaaaactacctggccgaaactgaatatgaccccccacacacaccataaaaaaaatctaacacttttatttaaagtaagtaacacaccaaaataggacaaaacaattaaataactatatatatatatatatatatatatatatatatatatatatatatatatatatatatatatatatatataattgttaacagcaatcacattcctatcatgcccaggcatacccagattccaggaggcactcgcagacttggcatgataggagtatgattgccttatctaccccttctcgctcccttctgccctatctaccccttctcactcccttctccctcccttctccctcccttctccctatctacccctcctaactatctaccctctccctctttgaagttcacttacctttcaggagtcctgcggtgggggtgcaaggcctctgtctcccagctctgccactgtatggaacagtatagagtgatgggagttatgatgtactttagagcataattatataatgaaaaatacattggaaatggtacagcataacacccatcactctcacacatataccaatccacacgcatacaccaatccacacgcatacaccaatccacacgcatacaccaatccacacgcatacaccaatccacacgcatacaccaatccacacgcacataccaatccacacacataccaatccacacacacataccaatccacacgcataccaatccacacgcataccaatccacacgcatacaccaatccacacgcatacaccaatccacacgcatacaccaatccacacgcatacaccaatccacacgcataccaatccacacatataccaatccacacacataccccaatccacacacatacaccaatccacacacacataccaatccacacacataccaatccacacgcatacaccaatccacacgcatacaccaatccacacgcatacaccaatccacacgcatacaccaatccacacgcatacaccaatccacacatataccaatccacacacataccccaatccacacacatacaccaatccacacacacataccaatccacacacacataccaatccacacacacataccaatccacacacatacactaatccacacatatataccaatccacacacataccaatccacacatatacaccaatccacacatatacaccaatccacacatatacaccaatccacacatatataccaatccacacacatataccaatccacacacatataccaatccacacacatataccaatccacacacataccaatccacacacataccaatccacacatatataccaatccacacatacataccaatccacacacataccaatccacacatacaccaatccacacatacaccaatccacacatatacaccaatccacacacatacaccaatccacacacatacaccaatccacacatccacatccacacatataccaatccacacacatccaccaatccactctcactgtatgctttcctacctttcctcttttctccttacagctccttttcctgctcttcgctcctcttcttcttcagttcttctgtcttcttccgagggcacggggttcagagggcacagacagcggtgggcgcggcttcagtgttgtgcgccgggatctgacaacaaaccccggcgcacaacagctgttgccgcgcggatcgcaagggagcagtatcagaggtctttaccggacatccggctcccttgagtgattttaagccggatgtccggtaaatacctccgatactgctcccttgcgatccgcgcggcaacagctgttgatctcgcgctttccttctccctgcgccggctgatgacgccaagtcccgtggctcacttgggggccgcatcagtccggaacgcgggccgcaattggcccgcgggccggactttggacatgcctgctctagattgtaagcttgcgagcagggctctctccaccaaatgtatcggtttgttttagtctgtcaattcttgtcttgtcatatcccttgaatttgtgtattgtattaagtgctgcgtaaactgttggcgctatataaataaaagataataataataacttatgatacttatttttcatcattattgccccttaaaataaatatatttaaaatatcttaCTTTGTATCACATTAAACTACTGCTTATAAACAGAaaactatgtaaaaatgataatgTTATATTACAAAATTTTCCATGCATTAATTAACTAATTATTCTTTTGCGTTAGGGTTGCTGTGTGATGCGCTATACAACTGCTGGCCAGCTTTGGAACATCATATCTCCCAGGGAGTTTGTTGACTTCTCCTACACCACACAATATGAGCATGGTCTTTTAAGCTGTGGTATGTTTCTTCTTCAAATTTCTCAAAGCTTTTGTATTGCTagcaattcattttttaaagttgTACCTCGTTGAGTGGCATGCATTGTAAAGCATTGCCCAACTCAAGGAATATTgatgtttaaataaacaaatgtatatttgaAATACATTACTAGCTCACCTCTAGAGATAACCTCATGATGCAGATAACAGCCTTACTTTCCTATTGAGTAGGATAACACAATCAGATTGCTGGTTATTGTTTGAAGCTAAGGCTTCTGTATCTTCCGCTTCCCCACCTATAGGTGGTAGAGCTGGTGGATAAAATGTAAATagtttgatatttatttttccaattttggtATTTCAAGTCATagttacaatataaaaaagtttGTTCTGCCTGACATAtgtcaggtaggactgcaggGTCATCTGTGCACACAAACATAACACTCTGTGCACATTTCCAGGCACGGtggggcatttgtttatgaGCTACCAGTGTATTCTCTCCTAACATGACAACTGAGGGTTCTACAATCTGTGCCATCGGCACATTAGCCTGTTAGAAAACACACATTGCTAAAATTGTATAGGCTTACAAACAACTAGAAAAACTGATTGATGAAAACTGTAATTGTGCAACAACTTTAACCTCTTCATGACCATAGGCGTATTAGTACAAATTCCAGCGGTTGACGCCAGATGACATACTATTACGTCCTGGTGTTTTAAGAATCAGCACGATGGTGCATGGGAGATCAGTCTATTGAGTGTCAGCCTGGTCTGCCACCTAATAGTTCAGGCCAAAATGTATGGCTCCAAGCTGAATGATCTAACGTGACAGTGCTCAAAGTGAGCGGGATTGGGTCTCCTAGCAGGTTTCCCTGTTGCTGATCATACTCCCTTTCTCTGGTCACACAACTTTGCCTCCTTATGACTGTGTCATCAGAGAAAAAGAGATTGCTACAAGCGCACTGTAACAGGCTGTCACAgccgaaagagaagaaggagaaagagaagccccccgccaaaaaaagttttaaaaaaaatgtgccaatACTTAATAATTACTGTTTCTTATGTTCACATTTGTTTGGAAACCCATTCATACTCCAATTGActtttgttctcttttttttctttcatcaaACAGGtgttagcattaaacatgaagttGTTCGACCAAACTGTGTGCGTGGATTTAACCATCCCTGTGGCTGGTTTTGTGTACCACTTCAAAGTGACCCTGAGCATAGCCTGCTCACTGGCTATATCCAGACGGATCTGAAAGGGATACTTCCTCAGAAGTCTGTTGAGCTTGCAATGGCAAGTTCCCTTGTAAACTTTTATACCGATCTTAGGAAGGCGTTGAAAGCATGAATGCCCTTTGTGGCAACTTCCTATACTGGATAACcagtatatttttaacaaaagtcAACTTGAGCATTATCCTATTTTTGACTTTCTCAATGGACATGCTGTCGTTGAACAAGTCTTAGTGTAACACCAAGACAGCTTTAGTTGAAATTCAAGGAAAATTGataccatattttattacatggaATATGTGAATACAATACTGGACTCGTTGAAGGCTGGCAGATTGCAATATTTTTGAATTTTATATGAGTGGGCTCATACTTATCCATAGGAGGATCTGTCACTTTCCAAAATTATACATTCCgctgtataattattaatactATGTAATGTTGTTTATAGATCAAACcaagcaatatatatgtatacgagGTGAGCAGCCATCTTCCGGTTTTCAAGATcggcatgttttatttttaactatttttgtaaatgttatattatcCCTTATAGCTTGTGCATACGTGCCTTTGTTTGCATGTACACAAATGTATAATGGAAAATAAGGAATAATTAGGAAGTCTAATGTATTTGAAAGctaaaaatttgtttttatagtatGCATCTGCATGTCTGAAACATTGAAATAATTTATGAAGCATACATTTTTCAGGGCTTATGACCTTTTCTGTTTAATTGTGACCCTGCACAATTTACTTGTCCGTTAAGTCCTGTTTTATAATAGTGAAAGgaacatatttttctttcaattagcaacatacatatatatatatatatgagctttaacattttatttatttaaaaaccaaGCCTGTATGTCTTGTGAAAAGGCTTACTTTGTAGATTGAacaattttgttctttttagttTTCATGCTAATTTTTGTTGTGTTCATTATCATCAAGTCATGTATTCATTGGCAATGTTTCCACACTGAAAACTGCTTGTTATTGTAATATCCTTAGTAATATGTTATGTTTCACAGTTTTATAACACAGCCTTGAACTCTGTTCTGCACCAGGGTAAGCAGTGTTTTATTGTAACCTTAAATAAGCTGTAAATAAGCATACTAAAGGAACATTGTAAGACCTTGTATGTAACACAATTCTCTGTGAATAGTGGGTGCATATTATACAAATGTAGAAGGGACTATAAtgaccatttttccaggacacatagtAATTTCTTATGTTGCGGTTCAGCCCTTGTGCTGCAGCATGTGGAATGTAAAAAACTTACAGAAGAGAATTAATTACTCAGTTACCCAGTATATGAAATGTACTTGTGTCCTTGAAAAAAATGccattataatgtataatgcaaaGAGAAACCTTCTACTTGAGATTGTACAGTAGCATTTACATGGCTCAAGAGCTCTAAAGCTTAATCAGTTTAAGAGGTTCTACGCACTAGAGTTCATACAGCCTCCTGACACTTTGCATTGCCATTTTCTCTCTGAGGTAAATCTTTCTAAGTACTATCTTCCACAGGTCATGATAACCCAAACTGTGAGTAAGTTCTCTTTTTTTGGGGTgggatattattttattgttttttttttggaataggaTTGGAATATCCATTTTTGAATTGACATTATttcacatgtaaagtgctgccctgcaatgTGGACATGTTCAAACTCACAAAAGATTCTGTAGCTCTAGTACAATGATGGGAGAATAGAAATGTAACCGCAACAATTAAATTAACAACGTGCAATATTAGCATCAACAAACTTAAGACAGCTGGTTCAGAGGGATTGAAACCGACAGTGAAAGAAAATGGCTCCAAAAAATATCTAATGTGGCAACCCTATACATGGCCTGCCagtaactataaaaataaagtagttTGATTTATAAACACAGACAGGTTATACCCAAGAGCAAGAGTCTAAAATTGCAACTTCACAGCTTACTGATATTTTGGAGGCCTGTGAGTTCTGTGGTTATACTCTAGTGAATATACCTCTTATTTGGCAATCCTCACTCTCATTAACTAAACTCTTGCAGTTGTTGCACTTCAGATACCTCATATGTTACATGATCATTTATGCAACTTTGcttattttaaacattacatCCTATTGACTAGGCCAATGTTCCGTGTAGTTtaagaaccttttttttgtttaggtttCATTATGCATATGAagtctaactatatatatatatatatatatatatatatatatatatatatatatatatatatatatatatatatataaatatatatatatatatatatatatatatatatatatatatataatttgtaagtATCGGGGCACCCGACCATTACACGGACTGTTCCTAcaatgttggaagcatagcattgtctgaaatatcttggtatgtccccttcagcataccaggACAATTTGgacaactttgtgggaacagtgtggggaaggctcttttctattccagaatGACTTGACTgtccacacagagccctgaccccaACCCCATCgcacacctttgggataaactggaatggagattgcaagccaggccttctcatccaacatcagtgcctgatcttACACACTGGCCTCCTCCAGGAGCAGAAAGTGTTATGGGATTATATGTTGGCTGATCATACTTGTGTTTTTGAAGTATACTGCAATCCTTATATACCACTGGGATACTGGGTTCACGTATTTTATAATTTCCATTATTCAAAACTGATGTAAGCATTGTTTGTTaaagatattatatatctatatttagaCAATCATATAAAGATATTAGAAAACTTGATTGTACTTAATATCTTTCATCCGAGAGATTCTGTAGTATTGTAAAGAGAGAATACAgatatttgaatatattaaaGGGGCCCTCTGGTGGTCCATATAGTCTCACAAACAAAAAGTGCGTATCAAAGTACTTGATATGCATATCAAAGTgttaaaagcattaaaaatccACTTTCCTTTAGGATAAGCTGTAGCAGGACAACACCCCTTTCATGGTCCAATTTTCGTGCCAGTGAATGGCTGCTATCAGTGGGAGGAAAGCACTCCTATTGCAATCCTTCTAATTAGATCCTCCCTCGGAACACTTGCTGAGCAAGCGCGGGAGCTGAGAACATATTCCTGGAATCATAGGAGCTGGGGGGAAAGTACGGGAAATGCATATGGTGGAATTTTGTACAATCCCCCCAATGCGTTGGGAAGGTTACCaaaccttttaaccccttaacgtccattgacgggtcaggcaCGACACGTCATTCCATTAAAAAAGCTTAAACGGTGCTGCTGTAATacctcaatgtcgaggcattcaacAACACCGAGATTGGCATCATGGACCGtgtgggcgtcaacatccgccatacactgtatcacaagatggcggctgtcctgtaaaaaaaaattacaaagttggaaaagtttgcCAGAGGGTCTCCAGGCCCTCTACAGAACTCTGGCtctggagcccagctttctattCACTAtgtgatttaataaaatattttaaaaaaaatatggaaaaaaagctttaagaaatggtaacatttaaaaatgattatgcatcagtaaaagcatttcaaatatctcattttaaaaaaaaagaatggtttgatggggtaaattagagtggccgggctcaaagatagggcatacgCACAGAACTGACcaaaataaggggaaaaaaagtgcacttcccacatgtggccttttaaccccaaacatcaaaaaaaaacaatgcataggtgatatcactgtactcggaagatgtttctgaacacacactggggtgttgtttgatagtgatgtatacttggagctataaatgtatacacccaaagtacaatgtatgtgaaaaacatacaaaaaaaaaaattactaccacaaactttggcaaaggctggtggtagaatctcatgcaagaagaaaaaataaataaaatgttaaaaaaaaacatgtaaacatttaaaaataattccccactgatgtcactgcaaggggaaccttccagttccaacaaaatgtaaaagaaaacccaaacataataataataaatatatatgtaaaaaaaagtttattttgatGAGAAAGTGTTATGTACTTAACTACGAGTTCCTCCGGGTCCTCGGGTCGGCAGCCTCCTGCCTcggcacagcagcctcagccgccgcagagaagagggagaccccccacctcgGCACAGCAGCCGCAGCTGCTGCAAGGAGGAGGGAGACCACCCGCCTCTGCAAAGCAGCTTCTGCCGCCGTGAGGACGAGGAAGAACTCGCACCTCTATGCAGCAACCTTAACCGCCGCAGACTGACAACAGGTCAGGTTCCTTCGCCTGTACGCGATcctcttcacgccacctagtggcccAAGCGGAAACTACCTCCCCATCTTTACTGGGAGGTTACGATCACGCCAATCACAAGATGGCCACGGACCGGAAGTGAGGTAACGGACTTTCAAAAATTGGCGGAAAACTCTATTTTGGCTCCAAATCTCATTCCCTATTTAAAGGACTCAGAATCCTCCTATCATTGCCTTCTGATGGCCGTGCCTATCCTGATAGTGCCTACTCCGACTTGTTCTTGTTCCTGATTCCTGGTGTTCTGATTCCCGCTTGCCCCACTACGTTCCTGATTTCTGGttccctgacctcggcttgttctaCGACGTTCCTGATTCCTGACATCCTGATCTCTGCTTGTTTACGACTATCCTGTATGTGTACTCTCTGATCTCTGTCTGTTGGACTGTGCTCTTGCTGTTCTACCGCACAACGGTGTCTACCTATACGCCGAGCGTGACAGAAAGTCCTAAAATCAGCGctatatattcacaaaaattcttgcatggaaaaagttaaaatactggcatgttaaatgccagtattttaacttcaaataggacatgagcacagactgaccagatgtccaaatataaaaaaaatacacacctctcAAAGGTGGCCTTTACCTCCCAAACCCCCATCAAACCCATGCTtggatggtatcactgtactcaagagatgttgctaaacacatattggggtgctgtttgacagtgacattcatacctaaagtacaatgtgtgtgaagaaaacaccccaaaattactaccacaaacattGACTATGGCTGGTAGTGCCTGGTTAGTTcctggaaagtgttaaaatactagtatttgaaataccctggggtgttatatggtttgatggggtaaactgaattgtccggcttcaaagatgtcccaaataggacatggggcagaattttcaacatgtcaaaattccaagttgaaaaactgaattgcgctTGCCCCAAATATGGCCTAttaccccccaaacaacctggcaaacctatgcatgggtagtGTTACTGTACTCAGgatatgttgctgaatacattgTCAGGTTTTTATCCTGACTGCAGGATCTTTCaaggttaaccctttgtttgctCTAATTTACCTATTTCGACCACCAGGGGTCATTCTAGCTGGCAATTATCTGGTCTGAATTTCAGCTGAATTTACCTGATTAGTAGGCCTATAAATGGACACTCCCCTGTTAGAGGTCTTTACAATAAAGTAAGATTGTGGTGACCTTACAGTCCTGCTGTGAAATCATGTGATTTAACCTGCACTTACCTGATTAAAGAACTCCAATGGAATTACCAGACTCACGTTCCTCAACTACAGAAGCCTGTGTGTCTTTATATGAAATCTTTTTGGAACTCCAACTCTGCTTCTTTGATTCTGCTCATCATTATTACACCTGCTACAGATTCCAATACTTCTTACTGCTCCAAAAACTCACTTGAACTTCAGCTATTAACTCTGGAGAATTGTACTCACCGGTATATATCTGCCTACCTGCTTTCATAAGTTGACGCTATGAACTTTCATGTTCATTATATTATGCTTTGCTTTATGAATTGTCTGCAACACGAGATATAACTTCCTGCTTTGGATTAACTCATCTGTTTCTGGACTGTTGTGTGccttcttttcattttgtactCGGTTCTCATTATGAATAAAGACCTTCAACCCGAATTAACCATTAACCCCGAGTTGAGACTCTTTACTGACCTGGTAAGGTTCATGACACACATATTAggatgttgtgtgacagtgacatatgtCAGGAACTGTAAATTAATACCTGAACTAagatgtgtgtgaaaaaataacgcaaaaacattcctaccacaaagtttgacaaagactggtggtacaattattgcatggaaagagttaaactacaagcatttgaaataccatgggGTGTCAATTGCATTGGACGGCTTCAATGATGTCCCAAATTGTACATggaggcagaattaccagatttagaaaaaatggttttgaaatagcgaAATTGTAATTATTGCTTTCCTAtataagataaagaaaaaatagaaatgagtGGGAAGGGGAGAAAGAGGACAGATGAGGCAGAGATACCAAGAAgtgggagagataat
The DNA window shown above is from Spea bombifrons isolate aSpeBom1 chromosome 1, aSpeBom1.2.pri, whole genome shotgun sequence and carries:
- the STARD4 gene encoding stAR-related lipid transfer protein 4, which gives rise to MESLDTTSMSTKLQNTLIQYHCISEDEWHVAKKTSDVTVWRKPSEEFGGSLYKCEGVVKDVADRIVDYIRPGPYRLKWDSLMTTMDIIKDLNQGCCVMRYTTAGQLWNIISPREFVDFSYTTQYEHGLLSCGVSIKHEVVRPNCVRGFNHPCGWFCVPLQSDPEHSLLTGYIQTDLKGILPQKSVELAMASSLVNFYTDLRKALKA